A part of Tardiphaga sp. vice304 genomic DNA contains:
- a CDS encoding YcjX family protein — translation MARLSELVEEARLSARALKDCGDGLFNPTVRLGVTGLSRAGKTVFITALVHGLTRGGRFPVFESLATGRIARARLAPQPDDDVPRFAYEEHLRTLVEERRWPNSTVDISELRLVIDYQRSNGAERTLTLDIVDYPGEWLLDLPLLNKTFEEWSAESLLLARAGPRAELARDFLAHLATLDPNAPENEQTTLIAAKLFTDYLSACRDDRFAMSLLPPGRFLMPGNLAGSPALTFAPLDVTEGGAPDGSLWAMMRRRFEAYKDVVVRPFFRDHFSRLDRQIVLVDALSAFNAGPEALHDLEAAMAGILDCFRIGRSTIFSSLFRPRVDRILFAATKADHLHHLSHDRLEEVLRRTVGQAVARSELAGAAVDVVALAAVRATKEALVQRGRDKLPSIIGTPAKGELANGEAFDGETEVATFPGDLPANLDGLFEGGAFRGLSTDAPDKADYRFLRFRPPRLVRNGAEEPALPHIRLDRALQFLIGDRLK, via the coding sequence ATGGCCCGCCTGTCCGAACTCGTCGAAGAAGCCCGGCTGTCCGCCCGGGCGCTGAAAGATTGTGGCGACGGCCTGTTCAATCCGACGGTGCGGCTGGGGGTCACCGGCCTGTCACGCGCCGGCAAGACGGTGTTCATTACCGCGCTGGTGCATGGCCTGACCCGCGGCGGGCGTTTCCCGGTGTTCGAATCGCTGGCCACCGGCCGGATCGCCCGTGCCCGCCTCGCCCCGCAGCCCGACGACGACGTGCCGCGCTTTGCCTATGAGGAACATCTGCGCACCCTGGTGGAGGAACGGCGTTGGCCGAACTCCACGGTGGACATCAGCGAACTCCGCCTCGTCATCGACTACCAGCGCAGCAATGGCGCCGAACGCACGCTGACGCTGGACATCGTGGACTATCCCGGCGAGTGGCTGCTCGACCTGCCGCTGCTGAACAAGACCTTCGAGGAATGGTCGGCGGAAAGCCTGTTGCTGGCGCGCGCCGGGCCTCGTGCCGAATTGGCCCGTGACTTCTTGGCGCATCTCGCGACGCTCGACCCGAACGCGCCGGAGAACGAGCAGACGACGCTGATTGCCGCAAAGCTCTTCACCGACTATCTGAGCGCCTGCCGCGACGACCGCTTCGCCATGAGCCTGCTGCCACCCGGCCGCTTCCTGATGCCCGGCAATCTTGCCGGCTCGCCGGCGCTGACCTTCGCGCCGCTCGATGTGACGGAAGGCGGCGCGCCGGATGGCTCGCTGTGGGCGATGATGCGACGGCGCTTTGAGGCCTACAAGGACGTGGTCGTGCGGCCGTTCTTCCGCGATCATTTCTCGCGGCTGGACCGCCAGATCGTGCTGGTCGATGCACTGTCGGCGTTCAACGCCGGGCCCGAGGCGCTGCACGATCTGGAAGCCGCCATGGCCGGCATCCTCGACTGCTTCCGCATCGGCCGCAGCACCATTTTCTCCTCCCTGTTCCGGCCGCGGGTCGATCGCATCCTGTTCGCGGCCACCAAGGCCGATCATTTGCACCATCTCAGCCACGACCGGCTGGAAGAGGTACTGCGGCGAACCGTCGGCCAGGCGGTGGCGCGCTCCGAACTGGCCGGCGCCGCGGTCGATGTGGTGGCGCTCGCCGCCGTGCGCGCGACCAAGGAAGCGCTGGTGCAGCGCGGGCGCGACAAGCTGCCCTCGATCATCGGCACGCCGGCGAAAGGCGAACTCGCCAATGGTGAGGCATTCGACGGCGAGACCGAGGTAGCGACCTTTCCGGGCGACCTGCCGGCGAACCTTGACGGGCTATTCGAGGGCGGCGCCTTCAGGGGTCTCTCTACCGACGCTCCGGACAAGGCCGATTATCGCTTCCTGCGCTTCCGGCCGCCCAGGTTGGTGCGCAACGGCGCCGAGGAGCCGGCGCTGCCTCACATCCGCCTCGACCGCGCGCTCCAGTTCCTGATCGGAGACAGGCTGAAATGA
- a CDS encoding molybdopterin-dependent oxidoreductase: protein MTEQVKDTPAKPHNSHWGVFSGQWIGGKLVIKPHPNDPDPNPILQNFPEALSHKARIAKPMVRRGWLENGPGKDARRGRDEFVEMEWDEVQDLLAAELKRVQDKHGAKAVFGGSYGWSSAGRFHHAQSQLHRFLNAALGGYVRSINSYSAGASMVILPHILGNYDDVSRRNVAWADIVDYTDVILAFGGMNTKNSRVAAGGISRHTEHGDMIAASRRGCELVLIGPLKTDLPDEVNNEWVQIRPGTDTAMMLALAHTIVMDDAHDRAFLASHCHGWETFEDYLMGRSDSQPKNADWASDITGLSAETMRAIARRLPGKRVLVTVAHSLQRAEHGEQPVWMASVLAALLGQHGLPGGGFSYALGSIANYGRRHNAVPIAALNQLKNNVSDYIPVARISDMLLNPGQPFDYNGERLTYPDIKLVYWAGGNPFHHHQDLARLRRAFAEVDTLVVHEIGWTATAKHADIVLPCTMTLEREDIGGAPTDPLLVAMHRLAVPFGEARDDYTIFSGLAERMGCAEAFTEGRSTEQWLRFLYQSTQDGLAGLGLEAPDFDTFWERGEMMLPQLPHDGGTVRAFRDDPAGKPLPTHSGKIEIASDRIAGFGYADCPGHPAWLPPVDVVTPATPLQLVANQPASRLHSQFDFGGHSLAEKRRGREVARMHPLDAAARGLADGDIARLFNSRGACLAAIAVTEDVMQGVIQLPTGAWYDPQDAHEDNPLCVHGNPNVLTRDVGTSSLAQGCCGQLTTVEVEKFTGNLPPIQAFDPPVAVKRTPPRLEAAE from the coding sequence ATGACGGAACAGGTCAAGGACACGCCGGCGAAGCCGCATAATTCGCATTGGGGAGTGTTTTCCGGCCAGTGGATCGGCGGCAAGCTCGTCATCAAGCCGCACCCGAACGATCCCGATCCGAATCCGATCCTGCAAAATTTTCCCGAGGCGCTCAGCCACAAGGCCCGCATAGCCAAGCCGATGGTCCGCCGCGGCTGGCTGGAGAACGGTCCGGGCAAGGACGCCCGCCGCGGCCGCGACGAATTCGTCGAGATGGAATGGGACGAGGTTCAGGACCTGCTCGCCGCCGAGCTGAAGCGCGTTCAGGACAAGCACGGCGCCAAGGCGGTGTTCGGCGGATCCTATGGCTGGTCGAGCGCCGGGCGCTTCCATCACGCGCAGAGCCAGCTGCACCGTTTCCTTAACGCCGCGCTGGGCGGCTATGTGCGCTCGATCAATTCCTATTCGGCCGGCGCCTCGATGGTGATCCTGCCGCACATTCTCGGCAATTACGACGACGTGTCGCGCCGGAACGTCGCCTGGGCCGACATCGTCGACTACACCGACGTCATCCTCGCCTTCGGCGGCATGAACACCAAGAATTCGCGCGTCGCCGCCGGCGGCATCAGCCGCCACACCGAGCACGGCGACATGATCGCGGCCTCCAGGCGCGGCTGCGAACTGGTGCTGATCGGCCCGTTGAAGACCGACCTGCCCGACGAGGTGAACAACGAGTGGGTGCAGATCAGGCCCGGCACCGACACCGCGATGATGCTGGCGCTGGCGCATACCATCGTGATGGACGACGCGCATGACCGCGCGTTTCTCGCCAGCCACTGCCACGGCTGGGAGACATTCGAAGACTATCTGATGGGCCGCAGCGACAGCCAGCCGAAGAACGCCGACTGGGCCTCCGACATCACCGGGCTTTCTGCGGAGACGATGCGCGCGATCGCGCGCCGCCTGCCTGGCAAGCGCGTGCTGGTGACCGTCGCGCATTCGCTGCAGCGCGCCGAGCACGGCGAACAGCCGGTGTGGATGGCTTCGGTGCTGGCCGCGTTGCTTGGCCAGCATGGCCTGCCCGGTGGCGGCTTCTCCTATGCGCTGGGCTCGATCGCCAATTACGGCCGCCGCCACAATGCGGTGCCGATCGCCGCGCTGAACCAGCTCAAAAACAACGTCAGCGACTACATTCCGGTGGCGCGCATCTCCGACATGCTGCTCAATCCCGGCCAGCCGTTCGATTACAATGGCGAGCGGCTGACCTATCCCGACATCAAACTTGTGTACTGGGCCGGCGGCAATCCGTTTCACCACCACCAGGACCTCGCGCGGCTGCGCCGGGCCTTTGCCGAGGTTGACACGCTGGTGGTGCACGAGATCGGCTGGACCGCGACCGCGAAACACGCCGATATCGTGCTGCCCTGCACGATGACGCTGGAGCGCGAGGATATCGGCGGCGCGCCGACCGATCCACTGCTGGTGGCAATGCACCGCCTTGCCGTGCCCTTTGGCGAGGCACGCGACGACTACACGATCTTTTCAGGCCTGGCCGAGCGGATGGGCTGCGCCGAAGCGTTTACGGAAGGCCGCAGCACCGAGCAGTGGCTGCGCTTTCTCTACCAGTCGACGCAGGATGGGCTAGCGGGCCTTGGCCTCGAGGCGCCGGATTTCGACACGTTCTGGGAACGCGGCGAGATGATGCTGCCGCAACTGCCGCATGACGGCGGCACCGTGCGCGCCTTCCGTGACGATCCCGCGGGCAAGCCATTGCCGACCCACAGCGGCAAGATAGAAATTGCGTCTGACCGCATCGCCGGCTTCGGCTATGCCGACTGTCCCGGCCATCCCGCCTGGCTGCCGCCGGTCGATGTCGTGACGCCCGCGACGCCGCTGCAACTGGTCGCCAACCAGCCCGCGAGCCGGCTGCACAGCCAGTTCGATTTCGGCGGCCACAGCCTGGCCGAAAAGCGCCGCGGCCGCGAAGTCGCGCGCATGCATCCGTTGGACGCCGCCGCGCGCGGATTGGCGGACGGCGATATCGCCAGACTGTTCAACAGCCGCGGCGCCTGCCTCGCCGCGATCGCCGTCACCGAGGATGTCATGCAGGGCGTGATCCAGCTGCCGACCGGCGCCTGGTACGATCCGCAGGATGCCCATGAGGACAATCCGCTCTGCGTGCACGGCAATCCCAACGTGCTGACGCGAGATGTCGGCACGTCCTCGCTGGCACAGGGCTGCTGCGGACAGTTGACGACGGTGGAGGTGGAGAAATTCACCGGCAACCTGCCGCCGATCCAGGCATTCGATCCGCCGGTGGCGGTCAAGCGCACGCCGCCAAGGCTGGAAGCGGCGGAGTAG
- a CDS encoding adenylate/guanylate cyclase domain-containing protein: MTDLSAPQPVSSLRGLGLRQLRLACGLVLFAYLVSHFLNHALGNVSLAAMGAGIDWHMAFWQFRPIAYLFYSAAAIHAGLGIWALYERRQFHRKAIEPLQLLLGLSIPALIIGHVVGMRLSHVLYGQERGYEQVFYGYWVLVPYRMWLIYATMLIAWVHGCIGLYFWLRIKPFFRRAAPWLLAAAVLLPTLAMLGLYQGGRTVVQQSTSPEWQQANLSPKQVGTAAENAALSDISDTALTIYLGLLGLALAARAFRIIAERRTGLIRLSYGDGRTVRVPRGLSVLEASLRYRVPHASVCGGRARCSTCRIRVIGDTSALPAPSPREAFILGRIGAAADPAIRLACQLRPNTDLDFLQLLAPHAMSSHAHAARPQRVGQERYLVSMFIDMRGSTKLAEHRLPFDTVFIVNRFLAAVSQAVSDCGGEPNQFVGDGELALFGLACDPPTASRQALRAAAMIATNIEELNEAMKHDLPDPIRFGIGIHGGEVIIGDIGYRDHMVFTALGDSVNVAARLQDLTKNLGCELMVSQDVCAMAGLQASDLPAAQQVAIRGRIEPMLVQAMADARQPAALVTDTAAAA, from the coding sequence ATGACCGACCTCAGTGCACCGCAGCCGGTTTCCTCGCTCCGCGGCCTCGGCCTGCGGCAGCTCCGGCTCGCGTGCGGACTCGTGCTGTTCGCCTATCTGGTCAGCCACTTCCTCAATCACGCACTCGGCAACGTCTCGCTAGCTGCGATGGGCGCCGGCATCGACTGGCACATGGCGTTCTGGCAATTCAGGCCGATTGCCTATCTGTTCTATTCGGCGGCGGCTATCCATGCCGGGCTGGGCATCTGGGCGCTGTATGAGCGGCGGCAATTCCACCGCAAGGCGATCGAGCCGCTGCAATTGCTGCTCGGCCTCAGCATTCCCGCGCTCATCATCGGCCATGTCGTCGGGATGCGGCTGAGCCACGTGTTGTACGGACAGGAGCGCGGCTACGAGCAGGTCTTTTATGGCTATTGGGTGCTGGTGCCGTACCGGATGTGGCTGATCTACGCGACCATGCTGATCGCCTGGGTGCATGGCTGCATCGGGCTGTATTTCTGGCTGCGCATCAAACCGTTTTTTAGGCGCGCCGCGCCGTGGCTGCTGGCCGCCGCCGTGCTGCTGCCGACGCTGGCGATGCTCGGCCTGTATCAGGGCGGCCGCACGGTCGTGCAGCAAAGTACGTCGCCCGAATGGCAGCAGGCCAACCTGTCGCCGAAGCAGGTCGGTACCGCCGCCGAGAACGCGGCGCTGTCCGATATCAGCGACACGGCGCTGACGATCTATCTCGGCCTGCTCGGGCTGGCGCTGGCCGCGCGCGCCTTCCGCATTATCGCCGAACGCCGCACCGGCCTGATCCGGCTGTCCTATGGCGATGGCCGAACTGTCCGCGTGCCCCGTGGACTGAGCGTGCTGGAAGCCAGCCTGCGTTACCGCGTGCCGCATGCCAGCGTCTGCGGCGGCCGCGCCCGCTGCTCGACCTGCCGCATCCGCGTGATCGGCGATACCAGCGCGCTACCCGCTCCATCGCCGCGCGAGGCCTTCATCCTCGGCCGCATCGGCGCCGCCGCCGACCCGGCGATTCGGCTGGCCTGCCAGTTGCGCCCGAACACCGACCTCGACTTCCTGCAATTGCTGGCGCCCCACGCGATGTCATCCCACGCGCATGCGGCACGTCCGCAGCGCGTCGGCCAGGAGCGTTATCTCGTCAGCATGTTCATCGACATGCGCGGCTCGACGAAACTGGCCGAACACCGGCTGCCGTTCGATACCGTGTTCATCGTCAACCGCTTTCTCGCGGCGGTATCGCAGGCGGTGAGCGATTGCGGCGGCGAGCCGAACCAGTTCGTCGGCGACGGCGAACTGGCGCTGTTCGGCCTCGCCTGCGATCCGCCGACCGCCTCGCGCCAGGCGCTGCGCGCGGCGGCGATGATCGCGACCAATATCGAAGAGCTGAACGAGGCCATGAAGCACGACCTGCCGGACCCGATCCGCTTCGGCATCGGCATTCACGGCGGCGAAGTCATCATCGGCGACATCGGCTATCGCGACCATATGGTGTTCACCGCGCTCGGCGACTCCGTGAACGTCGCGGCAAGGCTGCAGGACCTCACCAAGAACCTCGGCTGCGAGCTCATGGTATCGCAGGACGTCTGCGCGATGGCCGGCCTGCAGGCCAGCGACCTTCCCGCCGCGCAGCAGGTCGCCATCCGCGGCCGGATCGAGCCGATGCTGGTGCAGGCGATGGCCGACGCACGACAGCCCGCCGCATTGGTCACAGACACGGCGGCAGCTGCCTGA
- a CDS encoding glycosyltransferase family 39 protein, translating into MAPPKSSAMTISNRPLTLERNVPRNALWVIGALLLALTAMRLVYAGLFELRTDEAYYWTWSKESVLSFLDHPPMIAWFIRAGTAIFGDTGLGVRFMGIVGMLVTQGLLADIVRRVTQDLRAMLVAVLLPEAALYYGLLTAKVAPDVAMIPFAMAMIWSLVRLVESDDNSWWLAAGLFAGLALLSKLTVVMLVPAILAFMLVPAWRGRWLRSPYPWLAVLIAFAVSSPVLIWNAGHDWASFKFQFIRATTNNEISLRTVGDFLGLQFGQVGLIVLPVVLSAIVLTAWRGYSRREPVAILLSTAVLVPFGYFLWKSLTLRVGDTWPMFLWPPAFAAAAINVSMIGRGQFSPGMLKSGVAWTYGAIASGIPLVVLVFLYCVASPWNLIGKNDPIGGEAGYAALADRAVAEMQTSGATWIATTDYRTYAMLRWHLKDRVPVIQINQRARFLGFRDPGVAVIRDHAGLYIAQVTDDDRSLLASTPAVLAPLATVETMFRDVAMKTYRIEKLTGWTPELNPAPGTPFYRWPNLAMGISPNYQVASR; encoded by the coding sequence ATGGCGCCGCCCAAAAGCTCGGCGATGACGATATCGAACCGCCCTTTGACGCTCGAACGCAACGTGCCACGCAACGCCCTCTGGGTAATCGGCGCTCTGCTGCTCGCCTTGACCGCGATGCGGCTGGTCTATGCCGGCCTGTTCGAATTGCGCACCGACGAGGCCTATTACTGGACCTGGTCGAAGGAGAGCGTGCTGTCGTTCCTTGACCATCCGCCGATGATCGCCTGGTTCATTCGGGCGGGCACGGCGATCTTCGGCGATACCGGTCTCGGCGTCCGCTTCATGGGCATCGTCGGCATGCTGGTAACGCAAGGCCTGCTCGCCGACATCGTGCGGCGGGTGACGCAGGATTTGCGCGCGATGCTGGTGGCGGTGCTGCTGCCGGAGGCAGCGCTATATTACGGGCTCCTGACCGCCAAGGTCGCGCCGGACGTCGCGATGATCCCGTTCGCGATGGCGATGATCTGGTCGCTGGTGCGGCTGGTCGAGAGCGACGATAACAGCTGGTGGCTGGCGGCGGGCCTGTTCGCCGGGCTGGCGCTGCTGTCGAAGCTGACGGTGGTAATGCTGGTGCCCGCCATCCTCGCTTTCATGCTGGTACCGGCCTGGCGCGGGCGCTGGCTGCGCAGCCCGTATCCGTGGCTGGCGGTGCTGATTGCCTTTGCGGTGTCGTCGCCGGTGCTGATCTGGAATGCCGGGCACGACTGGGCCTCGTTCAAGTTCCAGTTCATCCGCGCCACCACCAACAATGAAATTTCGCTGCGCACGGTCGGCGATTTCCTCGGCTTGCAATTCGGCCAGGTCGGGCTGATCGTTCTTCCGGTCGTGCTCTCGGCGATCGTGCTCACCGCCTGGCGCGGATATTCCCGCCGCGAACCGGTGGCGATCCTGCTCTCAACCGCCGTGCTGGTGCCGTTCGGCTACTTCCTGTGGAAGTCGCTGACGCTGCGGGTCGGCGACACCTGGCCGATGTTCCTGTGGCCGCCCGCCTTCGCGGCCGCGGCGATCAACGTCTCGATGATTGGTCGCGGGCAATTCTCACCGGGCATGCTGAAGTCCGGCGTCGCCTGGACCTACGGCGCCATCGCCTCCGGCATTCCGCTGGTCGTGCTGGTGTTTCTGTATTGCGTAGCGAGCCCGTGGAATCTGATCGGCAAGAACGACCCGATTGGCGGCGAGGCCGGCTATGCCGCGCTGGCCGACCGCGCGGTGGCCGAGATGCAGACATCGGGCGCGACATGGATCGCGACGACGGACTACCGGACCTATGCGATGCTGCGCTGGCATTTGAAAGACCGCGTACCGGTGATCCAGATCAACCAGCGCGCCCGTTTCCTCGGCTTCCGCGATCCCGGTGTGGCGGTGATCAGGGATCATGCTGGCCTCTACATCGCACAGGTCACCGACGACGATCGTTCGCTGCTGGCATCGACCCCGGCGGTGCTGGCGCCGCTGGCGACCGTCGAGACGATGTTCCGCGACGTGGCGATGAAGACCTACCGCATCGAGAAGCTGACCGGCTGGACGCCCGAACTCAATCCTGCGCCGGGCACGCCGTTCTATCGCTGGCCGAATCTGGCGATGGGGATTTCACCGAACTATCAAGTCGCATCGCGCTGA
- the trhA gene encoding PAQR family membrane homeostasis protein TrhA, with amino-acid sequence MAIFTLKQLTTDTAHIVAGAIRWNYDRAELIADGIVHGIGVSFGLIAATALIVVAAMFASTFEVVTASVYAAGLLAMLCFSAAYNIWPVSPRKWQLRRFDHSAIYLLIAATYTPFFAQMQDTGLAAALLAGVWSVAIAGIFIKLKYPGRFDRVAVGLFLAMGWSGVVAYDSVFTPLPPLAVWLIGIGGMLYTLGVIFHAWQRLRFQNAIWHAFVLMGAACHYTAVLDVVMSNSA; translated from the coding sequence ATGGCTATTTTCACACTCAAGCAGCTCACCACGGACACCGCCCACATCGTCGCCGGTGCGATCCGCTGGAATTACGACCGGGCTGAACTGATCGCCGATGGCATCGTTCATGGCATCGGCGTCTCCTTCGGCCTGATCGCGGCGACAGCGCTGATCGTGGTTGCCGCCATGTTCGCATCGACCTTTGAGGTCGTCACCGCGTCGGTCTATGCAGCCGGCCTGCTCGCCATGCTGTGTTTTTCCGCGGCCTACAATATTTGGCCGGTGAGCCCCCGCAAATGGCAATTGCGCCGGTTCGATCACTCGGCGATCTATCTGCTGATCGCCGCCACCTATACGCCGTTCTTTGCGCAGATGCAGGACACCGGGCTCGCCGCAGCGTTGCTGGCCGGCGTCTGGTCGGTGGCGATCGCCGGCATTTTCATCAAGCTGAAATATCCCGGACGGTTCGACCGCGTCGCGGTCGGCCTCTTTCTCGCGATGGGATGGAGCGGGGTGGTGGCCTATGATTCGGTGTTCACGCCATTGCCGCCCCTGGCGGTCTGGCTGATCGGCATCGGCGGAATGCTCTATACGCTCGGGGTGATCTTCCATGCCTGGCAGCGGCTGCGTTTCCAGAACGCGATCTGGCACGCTTTCGTGCTGATGGGCGCGGCCTGCCACTACACTGCGGTGCTCGATGTGGTGATGAGCAATTCTGCCTGA
- a CDS encoding SDR family oxidoreductase → MQVAGNVVVVTGGGNGIGQALCEAFHEAGAAKVVVVDLDGERARAVAASVDGVAFTCDVGREADILHVITETERQFGPIALFCSNAGIGGGFDPLTVNAGGTSDEPWQKSWAIHVMAHVYAARHLVPLMQARGGGYFLNTISAAGLLSQVGSPAYSTTKHAAVGFAENLAISHRAHGIKVSILCPQGVDTNMLKSIPKGPQSGDGDLTPQQVAADALAGIEAETFLILPHRQVLDYMRKKTENYDRWIGGMAKIQAKMREEFGGK, encoded by the coding sequence ATGCAGGTCGCTGGTAACGTCGTCGTCGTCACCGGAGGCGGCAATGGCATCGGCCAGGCCTTGTGCGAGGCGTTTCACGAGGCCGGTGCCGCGAAAGTGGTGGTGGTCGATCTCGACGGCGAGCGGGCCCGCGCGGTGGCTGCTTCCGTCGATGGCGTGGCCTTCACCTGCGACGTCGGCCGTGAGGCGGATATTCTTCATGTCATCACGGAAACCGAACGGCAGTTCGGCCCGATCGCGCTGTTCTGCTCGAATGCCGGGATCGGCGGCGGCTTCGATCCGCTGACGGTCAATGCCGGCGGCACGTCCGACGAGCCGTGGCAAAAGAGCTGGGCGATCCATGTGATGGCCCATGTCTATGCCGCGCGGCACCTTGTTCCATTGATGCAAGCGCGCGGCGGCGGTTATTTCCTCAACACGATTTCCGCCGCGGGCCTGCTGTCGCAGGTCGGCAGCCCGGCCTATTCGACCACCAAGCACGCCGCGGTCGGCTTTGCCGAGAACCTCGCGATCTCGCACCGCGCGCACGGCATCAAGGTCTCGATCCTGTGTCCGCAGGGCGTGGACACTAACATGCTGAAGTCGATCCCGAAGGGCCCGCAATCCGGCGACGGCGATCTCACGCCGCAGCAGGTTGCGGCCGACGCCCTGGCCGGCATCGAGGCCGAGACCTTCCTGATCCTGCCGCACCGCCAGGTGCTCGATTACATGCGCAAGAAGACCGAGAATTACGACCGCTGGATCGGCGGCATGGCCAAGATCCAGGCGAAAATGCGGGAAGAATTCGGCGGGAAGTGA
- a CDS encoding YcjF family protein has product MTERSTRRPATFRLDDSRITLMDADDDAGRLGRGSIRITPEADPMAMPMVIETPLPLRSGFRWGTLFWSALGGLVLLGAGLGVTHLVQDLFAINDGLGFLGVGLAALVTLALCVIIVREAISLSRLATIEKLHARALATIISDDRAESRVIVQDLLKIAHGNPQLARARAALQNHTDDIIDGADMIKLAERELMSPLDIEARRLVSVAAQRVSVVTAISPRALIDVLFVFAAALRLVRQLARLYGGRPGTLGMIRLMRHTLSHLAITGGMAASDSMIQQILGHGIAAKLSQRLGEGVLNGLLTARLGLAAIDVTRPLPFTALPRPALADLAKDLLRKKDEEML; this is encoded by the coding sequence ATGACCGAACGTTCGACCAGGCGGCCGGCCACCTTCCGGCTCGATGATTCCCGCATCACGCTGATGGATGCCGACGACGATGCCGGCCGCCTCGGACGCGGCAGCATCCGGATCACGCCGGAAGCCGATCCGATGGCCATGCCCATGGTGATCGAAACCCCGCTGCCGCTCCGAAGTGGCTTTCGCTGGGGCACCTTGTTCTGGAGCGCGCTCGGCGGGCTGGTGCTGCTGGGCGCCGGCCTCGGCGTCACCCATCTGGTACAGGACCTGTTTGCGATCAATGACGGCCTCGGCTTTCTCGGCGTCGGCCTCGCCGCGCTCGTGACGCTGGCGCTCTGCGTCATCATCGTCCGCGAAGCGATCAGCCTGTCGCGGCTGGCGACGATCGAGAAACTGCATGCCCGCGCACTCGCCACCATCATCAGCGACGACCGCGCCGAGAGCCGCGTCATCGTGCAGGATTTGTTGAAGATCGCGCATGGCAATCCGCAACTGGCGCGGGCCCGCGCCGCGCTGCAGAACCACACCGACGACATCATCGACGGCGCCGACATGATCAAGCTCGCCGAGCGCGAGTTGATGTCACCGCTGGACATCGAAGCACGGCGGCTGGTGTCGGTCGCCGCGCAGCGCGTCTCGGTCGTCACCGCGATCAGCCCGCGCGCGCTGATCGATGTGCTGTTCGTGTTCGCCGCCGCCTTGCGGCTGGTGCGGCAGTTGGCGCGGCTCTATGGCGGGAGGCCCGGCACGCTCGGCATGATCCGGCTGATGCGCCACACCCTCTCGCACCTCGCCATCACTGGCGGCATGGCGGCCAGCGACAGCATGATCCAGCAGATACTCGGCCATGGCATCGCCGCGAAACTCTCGCAGCGGCTCGGCGAAGGCGTGCTGAACGGGTTGCTGACGGCGCGTCTGGGGCTGGCGGCGATCGACGTGACACGGCCGCTGCCGTTCACGGCGTTGCCGCGCCCGGCGCTGGCGGATCTCGCAAAGGACCTGCTGCGCAAGAAGGACGAAGAGATGCTTTGA